The Gossypium hirsutum isolate 1008001.06 chromosome D02, Gossypium_hirsutum_v2.1, whole genome shotgun sequence region TAGCTTTTACTCGAATAACGTTGTATTAAAATGTTTGAAGCAGTGGTTAATATGAGTTTGGTCAACTGCTGTAGGATGCATTTGTAAGCAAGTTTCCTCCTTCCCTCCACCTCTCTCAAACTCACTAAGGAATGCATATTTCTCTGCTCTGGTACGATCCCATTATCAttatgcaacatatatatatataaacctcaCTACCAACTAAAATTGAAAAGAGCACAGAACAACATATGTATATCGACTCTCCTACACATTTTTTGCCAAAAAAAGGCATTTTTATAATATCAACAGTGTGCAAAccaaatttattttagtaaatttacatGATATCATAGGTTTCTACATGTGTCTGTGGCTGGTTAAACTATTTGTTTCAAAGAAAAGTTATTTCCTTTTGCTTAGAGTTGAAACGCAAAAAAGGGCAACTAATAAATGTATGTCCTAATTTCATCGGAAGAAATTTTGACAATGTTTCAGGACAGACATGCCTATGAAAAACAAACATAGGCAAAAAATACAGCTGAATAAATGCAAATTATCAATTCTTTGTCTCAATCAATTGGGGCATGATCCAGAATTGAAAACCAATAAAGCACATATTTGAATCAACATGTAGTGGCATTTATGCCAACACTACATAACCAGTCAACCATCTATTGAGATATGCATGCATTATATCAGCATAGGCACTCATATTCAACGACCTAAACCCTTCTTTGAAGAGTTCATGACGCAgcagcttttatttttattataatattttattatttcagtttatttcacaatatttattttaagtattagATGTATTATAGATGGCTAGGGTTATTAGTTATCTTTAGGGTTTGAAGCTAGGGTTAGGAATAAAACTTTATTTGCAAGTAAGCCTAGAAACTTGCAAGAGAGAAATCCTATATAAATAAGTTTTAGACTTTACAGCCATAATTATTATTCTGATTATTTCCTTTGAATTAATAGAAAAGTTAGAGGTTTTCTATAACCTAAGTTTTCTAGAGTTCCATCTTTCCTATTCGTTTGTTCAGCTCTAATTCTTTTAATTGCTATTGTTTTCTCCCCTAAACCACATCAGTACAGCATAGTCAGCACCAGAAACCCTGATGGTTTGGCTCTTTTATTCACAATTATAGTATAAGGCCCCAGAATAACTTAAGAACTATGATTGCTGTGCTTAGTTTTTAGCAAACACAACCCATTTCTTTTCTACCTTCTTTAATATCAAAATTCCCATACTTCTCTTAGGTTGATGTCATCAATCCATTAATAGTGAAACCAGTTTCTTCAGGATTCTGAGAAGTGATTGAACATACTTCTTAACTAAACTATTATCTTCAAACCCCATATTTTCAATATGCGCGCATCCTTAAACCTTTTTCTTTACAGTTAGCAATAAACGTCTCTATACCACGCAACGTAGGTTTCCTATATAGACACCATCAAAATTAGCATTGTGGAACTAAAAGATCATGGAAAAGGAATCTATGTGTCATATGcaacaaaaaaattaagaaaatggcTCAATGAAACAAATATCTGCCCCTAACAatgcaaaatatttaatttcatttttatttgagaATTTATACTAAAATCAAGCATATTTTGCTTATATCTAATGAAAATGCTAATCAGCCTCGAGACAATGGATTGAAAGAATAACATCATGAAAACAAATGCAAAACCAACCTTGCAAATCAAAAAGTCTTCTGTCTTTAAAGAATTTTCCTTCTAGCTCCTCCTGAAAGGAAATAAGATAACTTTCTCACACTCCAGACCAGAAGGTAAACAGTAAGGCaataaaattaagagaaaagcAACGTCTTAAAGATGAGTCATATAGCAATGAAGAGGCCCATAAGTGAAAGGGAGCAAAAGAGAAAAAGGGGATATTAAACATAGAAGAAAGGCATGGAATTATTTTACATGCTTTCAGTCACAAATTATATTGCTAAAAATGCAATAGAAAGtacaataataaagtataaattcAAAAGTTCCATTTATAAATGTGAAACTGAAACCGCAATGATCAAGTAATCTTTTAATAGTATGTTTCTGGTGGACTGGAAATTTACAAGGTCTAGTAGGTTTCTGGTGAGTGGTTTTGTTGGAATAACCGAAGTTGCCGGATTTTCCAGTAAAAATCAAAGCTAAAATTCCTAACAGTAAAAAAGAGGATGGAAAGATACAGTGAAGAAGCACTTACCAAAACAATGGGGCCGGAGACCTGAGACGGTGGAGTCGGGTGGAGGTGACTTCGCTCGCAGGTTCTgtttgatgttgggagggagaggctGGAGGTGGATTTCGAGTTAGGAGGGAAAATTAGGGCGTGAGATGTAAAACGGATGTAAACTGAGGAGAAGGCCGGGATTACAAAACAAAGAATTTCGGGGATTAGGAAAGTAACGGATTAGAGGGGGATTagcaatacattgaaccaaaccaaaCATGTTGTAAGAGTTTCTGGGCCATTGTCCCTCtaaaacagtaaaattttaatttaaaccatttataatttataaaattttaaattaataacgaCAAGACTACATTTTAACTCCTCAGAAAATGATAAAAagttaatttaattctttaaaaattataaagatgtagtctattaaaataataaaattacatatttattattgtaaaaataaaatttaattccgaccccaatttttttttctaattttaatataaaatttacttgATGTGTGATTTATTAGAGGAAAAAaaggaaacataaaataaaaaaacaatgaaGTTGGTAACACCAAATCCATTGTTTTTGCATTAAACTTTTGTaataaaaaatggataaattattattatctgCGGATAAGTgatgagaaaagaaaaatattagtcaaataaattgaaattttaaatagattCTTGgagtatagttttttttttttagttatttgtCTCTTAAATTCTCTCGCTAATGTTAGGTGAGGGAAAAGCAGACAACTGAAACTGACCGCCGATGTTTAAGCCACACAAGCTATTGTCTAAGGTttcgtttggatgggcgattgactGCGGTGTggtgcgtttaacttactttttgtctcacgctacagtatcgctacagtatctaatctcaccgccaccgctgtttttacactaaccgcagctaaacgcaccacccatccaaactcaccctaaatcaCCCTAGTAGTAATTAACTAAGTCGACGGCACGTGCTTCATGTCAATCATGTGATATCCTCAACTGCCCAATTAAAAAAAAGTACCAAATTTGAAGGGGAAAACAACTAAGGTGTTTAATTCTGCTCCCAGTCCCTATACTCTATACACTTTTGAAACTTAGCCCATTTACTTTTAATTCCAcgaatttaatctctttactttttttttggagAGTTCCAGCATTACAAATACAATACAAGTATAATATTAAACCAACTATAGTATGGAATCAAATGCACAAAACCTACACATGGTATACACATATGATGGGACAGATACCCATAAATCGTAATTATACATAATGAGACTCGAACTTGGGTACTTAATTAAACTCGAATTGATAACATTGTTAATTagcttaaattaaaattgaatatgtgtaaccaatttaacttaaaattcgataaattaaattacaaaatttcaaagaGTACATGGCTTGGTAGAATAAATTAAACCAAACTGAACTATGATTCTAGAATACATTAACCCTTTTTTCAGTTCTAGTTTACACAAAATGGCCAACAGGTTCACTTTAGCAAAACACATATAGTTACATCTAACGTGCAcattgtaaatataaaaaaatattcctGTACAAAAGTTTCATAACCCAACCCTGTGATTCCTTTCCAACAATCCTTCCAACACTATTTTCTTTTTGTACTCTTTGGAATTCAAATCTGATTCATTTGAATTCGCCATAGATTCAATATCGTTATCGTTATTAATGGTTCGATAACGAGACCGAAAATAAAACCAAGCCGAGGTACAAAGGATGGCACATAATCGACCCCAAACTAACATTATTACCAAAGTCACCATTATAATGGACAAACCCATGGCGGAGTCCAATTTTCCGATCACCCCATTGTTTTTCCGTTGGTGCTGTTTTGAATTGACCCGATCATGTTTCCGGGGATTCCCCACACGTTGGTTGCCTTCTAGGACCGGTAACGAAACCGTGTGGGATAACTTGGACTGTGTTTTCGGGTTGATTTTGGGCTTGACTATCGGTGAACCCGGCAGGCTTGAACCGGTTCTTGTCGGGTCCGAAAGTTTCTTGTTCCCGAGGAGAATATTCGGTTCAGGTCCCTGCAAAGCAGTAAAAACAAAAAAGGCTCAAAAAGTTGTAAGAGACGACATGGATCGCCTTTTTGCCTGCAACTGATGTAATtaaagctaaatttagcttaaaaaaaaGCACCTCGTTAGGTCTCGTTCTCGAAGCTTGATTGGGGAACGACAGTTGCCGATCAGGTTTTGAATTTTGACGTGAAGGGATAAGCTTGATATACGATTTCTTCTTGCTCAGCTTCGACGGTGTATGGTTTTCGCCGCCGGTGTCCGTCTTGTCGGAGTTATCGACGGGAACGGTTTTGGTCCGGGACTTCCCGGGTCTAAAACAAAGCATCGGGAAAGAGAGCGACGGTGTGTTTTTGCTACCGGTTTGGATGGGCTTTTTCGGTGGGGTTTTCTTGCATGAAAACCCAAAACAAGCTAGAAAGCGACTGGTTTTGTGGGTTTTCTTTTGGGGTT contains the following coding sequences:
- the LOC107909033 gene encoding uncharacterized protein At5g23160 — translated: MFYLVIATEGQDRSIWVFKVLHADSISSMSSMAEPQKKTHKTSRFLACFGFSCKKTPPKKPIQTGSKNTPSLSFPMLCFRPGKSRTKTVPVDNSDKTDTGGENHTPSKLSKKKSYIKLIPSRQNSKPDRQLSFPNQASRTRPNEGPEPNILLGNKKLSDPTRTGSSLPGSPIVKPKINPKTQSKLSHTVSLPVLEGNQRVGNPRKHDRVNSKQHQRKNNGVIGKLDSAMGLSIIMVTLVIMLVWGRLCAILCTSAWFYFRSRYRTINNDNDIESMANSNESDLNSKEYKKKIVLEGLLERNHRVGL